A genome region from Ottowia testudinis includes the following:
- a CDS encoding CRISPR-associated endonuclease Cas3'' produces the protein MPDHLMAVGERAGLFASWFSAETMVRAAGLLHDVGKYTAEFQARLRGDPRRVDHSTWGAKLAVERFGPLGSLIAYAIAGHHAGLANGRGEGQRSPLYERIAAPLPELATQWARDIALPARLSVPPTFKPHSVDRGNFQLAFLARMVFSCLVDADFLDTEAFYRRANGDSPSARQHPMPDLQALRFRLDAHLAKFSADSGVNRVRADVLQHVRAQAGRDPGLFSLTVPTGGGKTLASLAFALDHAIAHGLRRVIFVIPFTSVVEQNAAVFRKALGDLGEAAVLEHHSAFVAEAPPRSDPDRYESVEKLRLAMENWDAPIVVTTAVQFFESLFAARTSQCRKLHNIAGSVVVIDEAQTMPLKLLRPCVAAVDELARNYRSTVVLCTATQPALESPKFDGGLVGVRELAPEPTQLFEQLARVCVRHIGSLSDEALEHEMRSRDRVLCIVNNRRHARAVYESMAGLPGARHLSTLMCAKHRSKVLGEVRQMLVGGEPCRLVSTSLIEAGVDVDFPTVLRAEAGLDSIAQAAGRCNREGKRAPADSDVIVFATDNEDWAPPPELKQYAQAAREVLRQVPDGDPLSPDAIRRYFELLYWQKGDQQLDAPNLLGLLKDSRIDSLPLETLASKFRMIDSAQVPVIVPYDDSARSLLRDLQFAEGCGGIARALQPYVVQVPQRAFDALYKAGAVSPVAPLKWGEQFMASNNDSIYHPEFGLSWSDPSFIPTDRLMW, from the coding sequence CTGCCGGATCATCTGATGGCCGTAGGTGAGCGGGCTGGTTTGTTCGCCAGTTGGTTCAGTGCCGAAACCATGGTACGGGCCGCAGGCTTGCTGCACGATGTGGGCAAGTACACCGCCGAGTTTCAAGCGCGCCTGCGGGGCGACCCCCGTCGCGTGGACCACTCCACGTGGGGCGCCAAGCTGGCGGTGGAGCGCTTTGGCCCTTTGGGTTCTCTGATTGCATACGCCATCGCGGGCCACCACGCCGGATTGGCCAACGGGCGCGGTGAGGGCCAGCGCTCGCCGCTGTACGAACGCATTGCCGCCCCGTTGCCTGAGCTGGCGACGCAATGGGCGCGCGACATCGCGCTGCCTGCGCGCTTGTCGGTGCCCCCGACATTCAAGCCGCACAGCGTTGACCGCGGTAATTTTCAACTGGCGTTCTTGGCCCGCATGGTTTTTTCATGCCTGGTGGACGCGGACTTTCTGGACACCGAGGCCTTTTACCGGCGCGCCAACGGCGATTCGCCGTCGGCACGACAGCATCCCATGCCGGACTTGCAGGCGTTGCGGTTCCGTCTGGATGCGCACCTGGCCAAATTCAGCGCTGACAGCGGGGTCAACCGCGTGCGCGCCGACGTGCTGCAGCACGTGCGCGCCCAAGCGGGCCGGGATCCTGGCCTGTTTTCGCTCACCGTTCCCACGGGCGGCGGCAAGACGCTGGCGTCGCTGGCATTTGCGCTGGACCATGCGATCGCCCACGGCTTGCGGCGCGTCATTTTCGTGATTCCGTTCACCAGTGTGGTGGAGCAGAACGCCGCCGTTTTTCGCAAGGCATTGGGCGATCTGGGTGAGGCGGCTGTGCTGGAGCACCACAGCGCTTTCGTCGCCGAAGCGCCGCCACGCAGCGACCCGGATCGCTACGAGTCGGTCGAGAAACTTCGCCTGGCGATGGAGAACTGGGATGCACCCATTGTCGTCACCACCGCCGTGCAGTTTTTTGAAAGCCTGTTTGCCGCGCGCACATCGCAATGCCGCAAGCTGCACAACATCGCCGGCAGCGTGGTGGTGATCGACGAAGCGCAGACCATGCCGCTCAAGCTGCTGCGCCCTTGTGTTGCGGCGGTGGATGAGCTGGCGCGCAATTACCGCAGCACGGTAGTGCTGTGTACGGCGACCCAGCCTGCGCTGGAATCGCCGAAATTTGATGGTGGCTTGGTTGGCGTGCGCGAATTGGCGCCCGAGCCGACGCAGTTGTTTGAGCAACTCGCGCGTGTGTGCGTGCGCCACATCGGCAGTTTGAGCGATGAAGCGCTGGAGCACGAAATGCGCTCGCGCGATCGTGTGCTGTGCATCGTCAACAACCGCCGCCACGCCCGCGCTGTGTACGAAAGCATGGCCGGCTTGCCCGGCGCGCGTCACTTGAGCACACTCATGTGCGCCAAGCATCGCAGCAAGGTGCTGGGTGAGGTCAGGCAAATGCTGGTGGGCGGCGAGCCCTGCCGGCTGGTCTCAACCTCGCTCATCGAGGCGGGGGTCGATGTGGATTTCCCCACCGTGTTACGTGCTGAAGCGGGTCTGGATTCCATCGCGCAAGCCGCCGGCCGCTGCAATCGCGAAGGAAAGCGTGCGCCCGCCGACAGCGACGTAATCGTGTTCGCCACCGACAACGAAGATTGGGCGCCACCACCCGAATTGAAGCAATACGCGCAGGCTGCGCGCGAGGTGCTGCGGCAGGTACCCGATGGCGATCCGCTGTCGCCCGACGCCATTCGCCGCTATTTCGAACTGCTGTACTGGCAAAAAGGCGATCAGCAGCTCGACGCGCCCAATTTGCTGGGCCTGCTTAAAGACAGCCGCATCGACAGCCTGCCTTTGGAGACACTGGCGTCCAAATTTCGAATGATCGACAGCGCGCAGGTGCCGGTGATCGTGCCGTATGACGACAGCGCCAGGTCATTGCTGCGAGACTTGCAGTTTGCCGAAGGGTGCGGCGGCATCGCGCGGGCGCTGCAACCCTATGTAGTACAGGTGCCGCAGCGAGCCTTCGATGCGCTCTACAAGGCCGGCGCCGTAAGCCCGGTGGCGCCTCTGAAGTGGGGGGAGCAGTTTATGGCTTCAAATAACGATAGTATCTATCATCCAGAATTTGGTTTAAGTTGGAGCGATCCAAGTTTTATACCGACAGACAGGCTAATGTGGTAA
- a CDS encoding Fur family transcriptional regulator has translation MPSVDPAAISQRLHQAGLRSTRAVLGVAELFAAASAAWTPTHAEVAGSLAQAGEPLNPVTLYRLLDRLVAAGLLARHTAPGERAWRFQWRGTDDDAAPVAVPHFECDACHTQFPLQNADAPTQAVADALRRTLAEHGHQAARVDLAVHGTCAGCRWPASPAA, from the coding sequence ATGCCTTCCGTCGACCCCGCCGCCATCAGCCAGCGCCTGCATCAGGCGGGGCTGCGCAGCACGCGCGCGGTGCTGGGCGTGGCGGAGTTGTTCGCTGCGGCTTCAGCCGCGTGGACCCCCACGCACGCCGAGGTGGCTGGCAGCCTGGCGCAGGCGGGCGAGCCGCTCAACCCCGTCACGCTGTACCGCCTGCTCGACCGGCTGGTCGCCGCCGGCCTGCTGGCGCGCCACACGGCGCCGGGCGAGCGCGCGTGGCGCTTTCAGTGGCGCGGCACCGACGACGACGCCGCGCCCGTCGCCGTGCCGCATTTCGAGTGCGACGCCTGCCACACGCAGTTTCCGCTGCAAAACGCCGACGCCCCCACGCAAGCCGTGGCCGACGCCCTGCGCCGCACGCTGGCCGAACATGGCCACCAAGCGGCGCGCGTCGACCTGGCGGTGCACGGCACCTGCGCCGGGTGCCGCTGGCCAGCGTCGCCAGCCGCCTGA
- the metH gene encoding methionine synthase, which yields MSATPASVPPMRLSGLEPVQIGDGTLFVNIGERTNITGSKAFARMILGGQYEEALAVARQQVENGAQVVDVNMDEGMLDSEAAMVKFLNLMATEPDIARVPVMVDSSKWNVIEAGLRCLQGKGIVNSISMKEGVDEFKRQARLVKRYGAAAVVMAFDEQGQADTFERKIEICERAYRVLVDEVGFAPEDIIFDPNIFAIATGIEEHNNYAVDFINATRWIKQNLPGAKVSGGVSNVSFSFRGNDPVREAIHTVFLYHAIQAGMDMGIVNAGMMGVYDDLEPALRERVEDVVLNRRPDAAERLLEIAESAKGAAKDDSKKLEWRGTPDKPVSVNDRLSHALVHGITDFIVEDTEEAYQQILAKGGRPLHVIEGPLMDGMNVVGDLFGAGKMFLPQVVKSARVMKQAVAHLLPYIEAEKKAMQDAGADVKAKGKIVIATVKGDVHDIGKNIVTVVLQCNNFEVVNMGVMVPAHEILKKAKEEGADIVGLSGLITPSLEEMQHVAGEMQKDAHFRDNHIPLLIGGATTSRVHTAVKIAPHYDGPVVYVPDASRSVGVAQGLLGEQAAQFWSDVRADYERVRHQHANKKQVPLWPLDKARANATRIDWTGYAPPAPKFVGRRAIKNIDLSELVPYIDWTPFFQTWDLAGKYPAILTDDVVGAEATRVFADAQAMLKKIIDGRWLTAHAVVGFWPACAVRSDDIELYTDASRQQVALTWYGLRQQTVKEEDASGQMRPSRCLADFIAPAHAIESEATRAGQTSAGGKKVLKDHIGAFAVTAGIGVDDKVAEFMAAHDDYSAITLKALADRLAEAGAEWLHHRVRTDWWGYAPGESLSNEELIAEKYTGIRPAPGYPACPDHRVKKPLFELLQAHEIGMAVTDSYAMTPAAAVSGFYFSHPDSTYFSVGKIDESQAKDMAERSGVPLAEVERALAPNLGL from the coding sequence ATGTCCGCAACCCCCGCTTCCGTTCCCCCCATGCGCCTGTCGGGCCTCGAGCCCGTGCAGATCGGCGACGGCACGCTGTTCGTCAACATCGGCGAGCGCACCAACATCACCGGCTCCAAGGCCTTCGCCCGCATGATTCTGGGCGGCCAGTACGAAGAGGCCCTGGCCGTGGCGCGCCAGCAGGTGGAAAACGGCGCCCAGGTGGTCGACGTGAACATGGACGAAGGCATGCTCGACAGCGAAGCGGCCATGGTCAAGTTTCTCAACCTGATGGCGACCGAGCCCGACATCGCCCGCGTGCCGGTGATGGTGGATTCGAGCAAGTGGAACGTGATCGAAGCCGGCCTGCGCTGCCTGCAGGGCAAGGGCATCGTCAACTCGATCAGCATGAAAGAGGGTGTTGACGAGTTCAAGCGCCAGGCGCGCCTGGTCAAGCGCTATGGCGCCGCCGCCGTGGTGATGGCGTTCGACGAGCAAGGCCAGGCCGATACCTTTGAACGCAAGATCGAGATCTGCGAGCGCGCCTACCGCGTGCTGGTCGATGAAGTGGGCTTTGCGCCCGAAGACATCATCTTCGACCCCAACATCTTCGCCATTGCCACCGGCATTGAAGAGCACAACAACTACGCGGTTGATTTCATCAACGCCACGCGCTGGATCAAGCAGAACCTGCCCGGCGCCAAGGTGAGCGGGGGCGTGAGTAACGTCAGTTTCAGCTTCCGCGGCAACGACCCGGTGCGCGAAGCCATCCACACCGTGTTTCTGTACCACGCCATCCAGGCGGGCATGGACATGGGCATCGTCAACGCCGGCATGATGGGCGTGTACGACGATCTGGAGCCCGCGCTGCGCGAGCGCGTGGAAGATGTGGTGCTGAATCGCCGGCCCGACGCCGCCGAGCGCCTGCTGGAGATCGCCGAATCCGCCAAGGGCGCGGCCAAGGACGACAGCAAGAAGCTGGAATGGCGCGGCACGCCGGACAAGCCCGTGTCCGTCAACGATCGCCTGAGCCACGCGCTGGTGCACGGCATCACCGACTTCATCGTGGAAGACACCGAGGAGGCGTACCAGCAGATCCTGGCCAAGGGCGGCCGCCCGCTGCACGTCATCGAAGGGCCGCTGATGGACGGCATGAACGTGGTGGGCGATCTGTTCGGCGCCGGCAAGATGTTTTTGCCGCAGGTGGTGAAAAGCGCCCGCGTGATGAAGCAGGCCGTGGCGCACCTGCTGCCCTACATCGAGGCTGAGAAGAAGGCCATGCAGGACGCTGGCGCCGACGTCAAGGCCAAGGGCAAGATCGTGATCGCCACCGTCAAGGGCGACGTGCACGACATCGGCAAGAACATCGTCACCGTGGTCTTGCAGTGCAACAACTTCGAAGTGGTGAACATGGGCGTGATGGTGCCGGCCCATGAAATCCTCAAGAAAGCCAAGGAAGAGGGCGCCGACATCGTGGGCCTAAGTGGCCTGATCACGCCCAGCCTGGAAGAAATGCAGCACGTGGCTGGCGAAATGCAAAAGGACGCGCACTTCCGCGACAACCACATCCCGCTGCTGATTGGCGGCGCCACCACCAGCCGCGTGCACACGGCCGTCAAGATAGCGCCGCATTACGACGGCCCCGTGGTCTACGTGCCCGACGCCTCGCGCAGCGTGGGCGTGGCGCAGGGCCTGCTGGGCGAACAGGCGGCGCAGTTCTGGTCCGACGTGCGCGCCGACTACGAGCGCGTGCGCCACCAGCACGCCAACAAGAAACAGGTGCCGCTGTGGCCGCTGGACAAGGCGCGGGCCAACGCCACGCGCATCGACTGGACGGGTTATGCGCCGCCTGCGCCCAAGTTCGTTGGCCGGCGCGCTATCAAAAACATAGATTTGAGCGAGCTGGTGCCTTACATCGACTGGACGCCGTTCTTCCAGACCTGGGATCTTGCCGGCAAATACCCGGCGATCTTGACCGACGACGTGGTGGGCGCAGAGGCCACGCGCGTGTTTGCCGACGCGCAGGCCATGCTCAAGAAAATCATCGACGGCCGCTGGCTCACCGCGCACGCCGTGGTCGGCTTCTGGCCGGCTTGCGCGGTGCGCAGCGACGACATCGAGCTGTACACCGATGCATCGCGCCAGCAGGTCGCCCTGACCTGGTACGGCCTGCGCCAGCAGACCGTGAAAGAGGAAGACGCCAGCGGCCAGATGCGCCCCAGCCGCTGCCTGGCGGACTTCATCGCGCCTGCGCATGCTATTGAATCGGAAGCTACTCGCGCTGGCCAGACAAGCGCTGGAGGCAAAAAAGTCTTAAAAGACCACATCGGCGCCTTCGCCGTCACCGCCGGCATTGGTGTCGACGACAAGGTGGCCGAATTCATGGCCGCGCACGACGACTACAGCGCCATCACCTTGAAAGCCCTGGCCGACCGCTTGGCTGAAGCCGGCGCCGAATGGCTGCACCACCGCGTGCGCACTGACTGGTGGGGCTACGCGCCCGGCGAATCGCTGTCGAACGAAGAGTTGATCGCCGAAAAATACACCGGCATCCGCCCCGCCCCCGGCTACCCGGCCTGCCCCGACCACCGCGTGAAAAAGCCCCTCTTCGAGCTGCTGCAAGCCCACGAAATCGGCATGGCCGTGACCGACAGCTACGCCATGACCCCCGCCGCCGCCGTCTCGGGCTTTTACTTCAGCCACCCCGACAGCACCTATTTCAGCGTCGGCAAGATCGACGAGAGCCAGGCGAAGGACATGGCCGAGCGCAGCGGCGTGCCCCTGGCCGAGGTGGAGCGGGCGCTGGCGCCGAATCTGGGGTTGTAG
- a CDS encoding metal ABC transporter solute-binding protein, Zn/Mn family, with amino-acid sequence MPFNRRTAFAAALGAALSWPAHAAEPLRVVASFSLLADLVRQVGGERVAVTPLVGPGGDAHVFQPTPAHARQVGQAQLVVSNGLGYEGWMPRLLQSTGYKGPQVIATKGVKAIEGDKGHDHGQHGHGRDDPHAWQSVPNAMVYVKNIEAGLCAADAAGCPAYRANAARYGADLQKLDADIRAAWASVPLAERKVITSHAAYAYYGQAYSVRFLSPQGVSTESEASAKGVAQLVRQIRRDKIKALFVENVSDPRLIEQIARETGVKPAGKLHSDSLTAPGGGAPTYVDMMRANTRALVQALGAAR; translated from the coding sequence ATGCCCTTCAACCGACGTACTGCCTTTGCTGCCGCCCTGGGCGCGGCGCTGTCCTGGCCCGCGCACGCCGCCGAGCCGCTGCGCGTGGTCGCCAGCTTCAGCCTGCTGGCCGATTTGGTGCGGCAGGTGGGCGGCGAGCGCGTGGCGGTCACGCCGCTGGTCGGCCCCGGCGGCGACGCGCACGTGTTTCAGCCCACGCCCGCGCACGCGCGCCAGGTGGGGCAGGCGCAGCTGGTGGTCTCCAACGGGCTGGGGTATGAAGGCTGGATGCCGCGCCTGCTGCAAAGCACCGGCTACAAAGGCCCGCAAGTCATCGCCACAAAGGGCGTGAAAGCCATCGAAGGCGACAAAGGACATGACCATGGCCAGCACGGCCACGGCCGCGACGACCCGCACGCCTGGCAAAGCGTGCCCAACGCGATGGTCTACGTGAAGAACATCGAAGCCGGCCTGTGCGCCGCCGACGCCGCCGGCTGCCCCGCCTACCGCGCCAACGCCGCGCGCTACGGTGCCGATCTGCAAAAGCTCGACGCCGACATCCGCGCCGCCTGGGCCAGCGTGCCGCTGGCCGAGCGCAAGGTCATCACCTCGCACGCCGCCTACGCCTATTACGGGCAGGCCTACTCCGTGCGCTTTCTGTCGCCGCAGGGCGTCAGCACCGAGAGCGAAGCCTCGGCCAAGGGCGTGGCGCAGCTGGTGCGGCAGATCCGGCGCGACAAGATCAAGGCGCTGTTCGTCGAAAACGTGTCCGACCCGCGCCTGATCGAGCAGATCGCGCGCGAAACAGGCGTCAAACCCGCGGGCAAGCTGCATTCCGACTCGCTCACCGCGCCCGGCGGCGGCGCGCCCACGTACGTGGACATGATGCGCGCCAACACGCGGGCGCTGGTGCAGGCGCTGGGCGCCGCGCGCTGA
- a CDS encoding threonine ammonia-lyase, translating into MLQLADIQAAATRLQGQVLDTPCVESRTLSQVTGAHVFLKMENLQFTASFKERGACNKLVQLSADERARGVVAMSAGNHAQGVAFHAQRLGIRAVIVMPRFTPGVKVARTRGFGAEVILHGDTLDAASEHARTLAREQGLTFVHPFDDEAIMAGQGTLALEMLTEQPTLDTLVVPIGGGGLISGVATAAKALNPGVRVVGVQTARFPGAVNAVTGSAHAQGASTIAEGIAVSQPGALCLPLIRQHVDELLLVDEGDIEQAIVMLLEIEKTLSEGAGATALAALLRYPEQFKGRQVGLVLSGGNIDPMLLAAIIGRGMVRSGRLARIVVSARDVPGSLARVTALVAECGANVQEIHHQRAFTLLAAQNVEIEMVLQTRDAAHVQELLARLAAEGLQARMLGGS; encoded by the coding sequence ATGCTGCAACTCGCCGACATCCAAGCCGCCGCCACCCGCCTGCAAGGCCAGGTGCTCGACACGCCCTGCGTTGAATCGCGCACGCTGTCGCAGGTGACGGGCGCGCACGTGTTCCTGAAGATGGAAAACCTGCAGTTCACCGCCTCGTTCAAGGAGCGCGGCGCCTGCAACAAGCTGGTGCAGCTGTCCGCCGACGAGCGCGCGCGCGGCGTGGTGGCGATGAGCGCCGGCAACCACGCGCAGGGTGTGGCCTTTCATGCGCAGCGGTTGGGCATTCGCGCCGTCATCGTCATGCCGCGCTTCACGCCGGGCGTGAAGGTGGCGCGCACGCGCGGTTTTGGCGCCGAAGTGATCCTGCACGGCGACACGCTCGATGCCGCCAGCGAGCACGCACGCACCTTAGCGCGCGAGCAAGGGCTGACTTTCGTGCACCCGTTCGACGACGAAGCCATCATGGCTGGCCAGGGCACGCTGGCGCTGGAAATGCTCACCGAGCAGCCCACGCTCGACACGCTGGTCGTGCCCATCGGCGGCGGCGGCCTCATCAGCGGCGTGGCCACGGCGGCCAAGGCGCTGAATCCCGGCGTGCGCGTGGTCGGCGTGCAGACGGCGCGCTTTCCCGGCGCGGTGAATGCGGTGACCGGCAGCGCGCACGCGCAGGGCGCCAGCACCATCGCCGAGGGCATTGCCGTCAGCCAGCCCGGCGCACTGTGCCTGCCGCTGATCCGCCAGCACGTTGATGAACTGCTGCTGGTGGACGAAGGCGACATCGAGCAGGCCATCGTCATGCTGCTGGAGATCGAAAAAACCCTGTCCGAAGGCGCGGGCGCGACGGCGCTGGCGGCGCTGCTGCGTTATCCAGAGCAGTTCAAGGGCCGGCAAGTGGGGCTGGTGCTGTCGGGTGGCAACATCGACCCGATGCTGCTCGCGGCCATCATCGGGCGCGGCATGGTGCGCTCAGGGCGGCTGGCGCGCATCGTCGTCAGCGCGCGCGACGTGCCCGGCTCGCTGGCGCGCGTGACGGCGCTGGTGGCCGAATGCGGCGCCAACGTGCAGGAGATCCACCACCAGCGCGCCTTCACCCTGCTGGCGGCGCAGAACGTCGAGATCGAGATGGTGCTGCAAACGCGCGACGCCGCGCACGTGCAAGAGCTGCTGGCGCGGCTGGCGGCAGAGGGCCTGCAGGCCCGGATGCTGGGCGGCTCGTGA
- a CDS encoding metal ABC transporter permease, whose amino-acid sequence MTPEIADTGLWALLIGPLTEFGFMRRALVGCVALSLSCAPVGVFLLLRRMSLTGDAMAHAILPGAAIGYLLSGLSLTAMTLGGVAAGLLVAVGSGLVARSTVLREDASLAAFYLLSLALGVLIVSTRGSSVDLLHVLFGTVLALNDAALTLLVGIALASMAALALLYRPLVLECLDPQFLRSVSRWSALAHYGFLVLVVINLVAGFHALGTLMAVGIMVLPAATARLWVRSVPALMALAAGLALAACVAGLLISYHADWPTSPTIVLNLGAVYLVSLIVGRHGAWRMGQHGRQRHLRA is encoded by the coding sequence ATGACGCCCGAAATCGCCGATACCGGCCTGTGGGCGCTGCTCATCGGCCCCTTGACCGAATTCGGCTTCATGCGGCGCGCGCTGGTCGGCTGCGTGGCGCTGTCGCTCAGTTGCGCGCCGGTGGGCGTGTTTTTGCTGCTGCGCCGCATGAGCCTGACGGGCGACGCCATGGCGCACGCCATCCTGCCGGGCGCGGCCATCGGCTACCTGCTGTCGGGCCTGTCACTGACGGCGATGACGCTGGGCGGCGTGGCCGCCGGGCTGCTGGTGGCCGTAGGCTCGGGCCTGGTGGCGCGCAGCACCGTGCTGCGCGAAGACGCCAGCCTGGCCGCGTTCTATTTGTTGTCGCTGGCGCTGGGCGTGCTGATCGTGTCCACGCGCGGCTCCAGCGTCGATTTGCTGCACGTGCTGTTCGGCACCGTGCTGGCGCTGAACGACGCGGCGCTGACGCTGCTGGTGGGCATCGCGCTGGCCAGCATGGCGGCGCTGGCGCTGCTGTACCGCCCGCTGGTGCTGGAATGCCTGGACCCGCAGTTTCTGCGTAGCGTCAGCCGCTGGAGCGCGCTGGCGCACTACGGTTTTCTGGTGCTGGTGGTCATCAATCTGGTGGCGGGTTTTCATGCGCTGGGCACGCTGATGGCCGTCGGCATCATGGTGCTGCCCGCCGCCACCGCGCGCCTGTGGGTGCGCAGCGTGCCGGCGCTGATGGCGCTGGCCGCCGGGCTGGCCCTGGCCGCCTGCGTCGCCGGCCTGCTGATCAGCTACCACGCCGACTGGCCCACCAGCCCCACCATCGTGCTGAACCTGGGCGCGGTGTACCTGGTGTCGCTGATCGTCGGCCGCCACGGCGCGTGGCGCATGGGCCAGCACGGGCGCCAGCGGCACTTGCGGGCCTGA
- the aztA gene encoding zinc ABC transporter ATP-binding protein AztA has translation MAAGADVAPRPITLHDLTLGYDGHPAVHHVSGTIAPGALLAVVGPNGAGKSTLIKALAGLLKPLGGRIDGLAGQRVAYLPQQATLERGFPITVGEFAAMGLWHETGAFGGLSRPQRERVRAALAAVGLDGHARQPIDTLSGGQLQRTLFARLMLQDAPILLLDEPFSAIDQRTTADLLHLLRQWHAAGKTVLAVLHDLHQVREAFPDTLMLARELVGWGPTEAVLTQGNLQRLRAMPEAFDARAPVCEVEGGGAPHEHAHAHAHPHVHEHGGAVAPHPSPRIASGAGSLPSGERGQRP, from the coding sequence ATGGCGGCGGGGGCTGACGTGGCGCCGCGCCCCATCACCCTGCACGACCTGACGCTGGGCTACGACGGCCACCCGGCGGTGCACCACGTGTCGGGCACCATCGCGCCCGGCGCGCTGCTGGCCGTGGTGGGGCCCAATGGCGCGGGCAAATCCACCCTGATCAAGGCGCTGGCCGGGCTGCTCAAGCCGCTGGGCGGCCGCATCGACGGGCTGGCGGGCCAGCGCGTGGCCTATCTGCCGCAACAGGCCACGCTGGAGCGAGGCTTTCCCATCACGGTGGGCGAGTTCGCCGCCATGGGGCTGTGGCATGAGACGGGCGCGTTCGGCGGCCTGTCGCGCCCGCAGCGCGAGCGCGTGCGCGCCGCGCTGGCGGCGGTGGGGCTGGACGGCCACGCGCGCCAGCCGATCGACACCTTGTCGGGCGGGCAGTTGCAGCGCACGCTGTTTGCGCGGCTGATGCTGCAAGATGCGCCCATTTTGCTGCTGGATGAGCCCTTTTCGGCCATCGATCAGCGCACGACGGCCGATTTGCTGCACCTGCTGCGGCAGTGGCACGCGGCCGGCAAGACAGTGCTGGCGGTGCTGCACGACCTGCACCAGGTGCGCGAGGCCTTCCCCGACACGCTGATGCTGGCGCGCGAGCTGGTCGGCTGGGGGCCGACCGAGGCCGTGCTGACGCAGGGCAACCTGCAGCGGCTGCGGGCGATGCCCGAGGCGTTCGATGCGCGGGCGCCGGTGTGCGAGGTGGAGGGGGGCGGTGCGCCGCACGAGCACGCCCATGCTCATGCGCACCCACACGTCCATGAGCATGGCGGCGCCGTGGCCCCTCACCCCAGCCCCCGGATCGCGTCCGGGGCGGGCTCTCTCCCCAGCGGGGAGAGGGGGCAACGGCCATGA
- a CDS encoding transporter substrate-binding domain-containing protein, with translation MKSYLMRALTAALLGAGLVPWAAADTLADIRARGEFVLGYRQNTAPVSHVVNGKPEGYGIDICLRIYEAVKQELQMPQLKLRYQEVKGENRVKDIKAGLADVECAITYVTQERAKELNYSHHIFVSRLSFVTRKGFEDLNKLKTVAVSGQAQANLRKVEQYRGMKGLQYKTVVAKNNEDGLRKVASGEVDAFFGDDVGAWGALVNAKGLDASKFQITPDNVALNPLGIGFRKDAQFQKLVDNTTRELFRSREIDKLYDKWFVAGMNMPLAMTMFTRDAFARPSNMAVQ, from the coding sequence ATGAAATCTTATCTGATGAGAGCGCTCACCGCCGCGTTGCTGGGCGCCGGCCTGGTGCCCTGGGCGGCGGCCGACACCCTCGCCGACATCCGCGCGCGTGGCGAATTCGTGCTGGGCTATCGGCAAAACACCGCCCCCGTGTCGCACGTGGTCAACGGCAAGCCCGAAGGCTACGGCATTGACATTTGCCTGCGCATTTACGAGGCGGTCAAGCAGGAGTTGCAGATGCCGCAGCTCAAGCTGCGCTATCAGGAAGTCAAGGGTGAAAACCGCGTCAAGGACATCAAGGCGGGCTTGGCCGATGTGGAATGCGCCATCACCTATGTCACCCAAGAGCGCGCCAAGGAGCTGAATTATTCGCACCACATTTTCGTCTCGCGGCTGAGCTTTGTGACCCGCAAGGGCTTCGAAGACCTGAACAAGCTCAAGACGGTGGCCGTGTCCGGTCAGGCGCAAGCCAATTTGCGCAAGGTCGAGCAGTACCGTGGAATGAAGGGTCTGCAATACAAGACGGTGGTCGCCAAGAACAACGAAGACGGCTTGCGCAAGGTGGCGTCTGGCGAAGTGGACGCCTTTTTCGGTGACGATGTGGGCGCGTGGGGCGCCTTGGTCAACGCCAAGGGGCTGGATGCCAGCAAATTTCAGATCACGCCCGACAACGTGGCACTGAATCCGCTGGGCATCGGCTTTCGCAAGGATGCGCAGTTTCAGAAACTGGTGGACAACACCACCCGGGAGCTGTTTCGCAGCCGCGAAATCGACAAGCTCTACGACAAATGGTTTGTCGCCGGCATGAACATGCCGCTGGCCATGACCATGTTCACGCGCGATGCGTTTGCCCGGCCCTCCAACATGGCGGTGCAATAA